The Pseudolabrys sp. FHR47 genome contains a region encoding:
- the glmS gene encoding glutamine--fructose-6-phosphate transaminase (isomerizing): protein MCGIVGILGTRPVAGQLVDALKRLEYRGYDSAGVATLDHGVMGRRRAEGKLQALEARLKEEPLSGNTGIGHTRWATHGKPTESNAHPHATDKVAVVHNGIIENFRELREKLIAAGHKFASETDTEVVAHLVTDYMQKGKSPADAVAATLKELRGAFALAFLFTGEDDLLIGARKGSPLAVGYGKGEMYLGSDAIALSPFTDTISYLDDGDWVVLTHTSASVRDAQDNVVKRPIVKSSVTAQLVDKGNHKHFMAKEIHEQPEVVGHTLAHYIDMVGERVALPGKLPFDWTKLKRLSISACGTAFYAGLVAKYWFERFAKLPVEIDIASEFRYRGAPLEEGDLALFISQSGETADTLATLRYAKEMKQHVLSVVNVTSSTIARESDVVMPTLAGPEIGVASTKAFTCQLAVLACLALAAGRARGHLSEDDERKLVQALIAVPRLMAQALMLEPQIEKLSHDLAKVHDVLYLGRGTSFPIALEGALKLKEISYIHAEGYAAGELKHGPIALIDETMPVIVIAPHDRVFEKTVSNMQEVAARGGKIILITDPKGAEEATIESLETLILPEMASTVTPLVYSIPVQLMAYHTAAAIGTDVDQPRNLAKSVTVE from the coding sequence ATGTGCGGGATTGTCGGAATTCTCGGGACCAGGCCGGTTGCCGGCCAACTGGTCGATGCGCTCAAGCGGCTCGAATATCGCGGCTATGACTCGGCCGGCGTCGCCACGCTCGATCATGGCGTCATGGGACGCCGCCGCGCCGAAGGCAAGTTGCAGGCGCTGGAGGCGAGGCTCAAAGAGGAGCCGCTGTCAGGCAACACCGGCATCGGCCATACGCGCTGGGCGACGCATGGCAAGCCGACTGAAAGCAATGCTCATCCGCACGCGACCGACAAGGTCGCGGTCGTCCACAACGGCATCATCGAGAATTTCCGCGAACTGCGCGAGAAGCTCATCGCCGCCGGCCACAAGTTCGCCAGCGAAACCGATACCGAAGTCGTCGCGCATCTCGTCACCGATTACATGCAGAAGGGCAAGTCGCCGGCCGATGCCGTTGCGGCGACACTCAAGGAACTCCGCGGCGCCTTCGCGCTCGCCTTCTTGTTCACCGGTGAGGACGATTTGCTGATCGGCGCGCGCAAGGGTTCGCCGCTCGCGGTGGGTTACGGCAAGGGCGAGATGTATCTCGGCTCCGACGCCATCGCGCTGTCGCCATTCACCGATACGATCAGCTATCTCGACGACGGCGACTGGGTGGTGCTCACGCACACCAGCGCGTCCGTGCGCGACGCCCAGGACAACGTGGTCAAGCGGCCGATCGTCAAATCCTCGGTCACAGCCCAACTCGTCGACAAGGGCAATCACAAGCACTTCATGGCCAAGGAAATCCACGAGCAGCCGGAAGTGGTCGGCCATACATTGGCGCATTACATCGACATGGTCGGCGAGCGCGTGGCCTTGCCGGGCAAGCTACCGTTCGACTGGACGAAGCTCAAGCGGCTGTCGATCTCGGCCTGCGGCACCGCGTTCTATGCCGGGTTGGTCGCCAAATACTGGTTCGAGCGCTTCGCCAAATTGCCGGTCGAAATCGATATCGCCTCCGAATTCCGTTATCGCGGCGCTCCGCTGGAGGAGGGTGATCTCGCGCTCTTCATCTCGCAGTCGGGCGAGACCGCCGATACTTTGGCGACCTTGCGTTACGCCAAGGAGATGAAGCAGCACGTCCTATCGGTGGTGAATGTCACCTCGTCGACCATCGCCCGCGAAAGCGACGTGGTGATGCCGACCTTGGCCGGCCCCGAAATCGGCGTCGCTTCGACCAAGGCCTTCACCTGCCAGCTCGCCGTGCTGGCCTGTCTGGCGCTGGCCGCCGGCCGCGCGCGCGGCCACCTGTCGGAGGATGACGAGAGGAAGCTGGTTCAGGCGCTGATTGCGGTGCCGCGCCTGATGGCGCAGGCACTGATGCTGGAGCCGCAGATCGAGAAGCTGTCGCACGATCTCGCCAAGGTGCACGACGTGCTCTATCTCGGCCGCGGCACCTCGTTCCCGATTGCGCTCGAAGGGGCACTCAAGCTCAAGGAAATCTCCTATATCCACGCGGAAGGCTATGCCGCCGGTGAACTCAAGCATGGACCGATCGCGCTGATCGACGAGACCATGCCGGTGATCGTGATCGCGCCGCATGACCGGGTGTTCGAGAAGACGGTGTCGAACATGCAGGAAGTGGCCGCGCGCGGCGGCAAGATCATCCTCATCACCGATCCCAAGGGCGCCGAGGAGGCGACCATCGAGTCGCTGGAGACACTGATCCTGCCGGAAATGGCCTCGACCGTGACGCCGCTGGTCTATTCGATCCCGGTGCAGCTCATGGCCTATCACACGGCTGCGGCCATCGGCACCGACGTCGACCAGCCGCGCAACCTCGCGAAATCCGTCACGGTGGAGTAG
- the glmU gene encoding bifunctional UDP-N-acetylglucosamine diphosphorylase/glucosamine-1-phosphate N-acetyltransferase GlmU — protein MHQPKGSNRSCLAIVLAAGEGTRMRSSLPKVLHAVGHKSLVAHVLTAAMKAGGADIAVVVGPGRDDVANEAKAIASGASVFEQRDRLGTAHAVLAARDAITKGADDILVMFADTPLVRPETLSRLRAAIAGGAAVTALGFRPKDPSGYGRMVMKGDDLVAIVEDKDATPDQRKITLCNGGLMALAGASALKILGRIGNDNAKGEYYLTDAVAIARDMGLKATVIETDEDDVRGINTKAQLAEAEAVLQQRLRAAAMEAGVTLIAPETVFLSSDTTFGKDVTVEPNVVFGPGVAVEDGATIRSFSHLEGAVVGRGARVGPFARLRPGAKLGQDVHIGNFVEVKAATIEDGAKANHLAYIGDARVGAKANIGAGTITCNYDGVNKHLTDIGAGAFIGTNSSLVAPVKIGDGAYVGSGSVVTKDVPADALAIARGHQVNKEGGASRLRELYNKMKKAKS, from the coding sequence ATGCACCAACCGAAAGGCTCGAACCGATCCTGCCTAGCCATCGTGCTCGCGGCCGGCGAGGGCACGCGCATGCGCTCCAGCCTGCCCAAGGTGCTGCACGCCGTCGGCCACAAGAGTCTGGTTGCTCATGTCCTGACCGCAGCGATGAAAGCGGGTGGCGCGGACATCGCGGTGGTGGTCGGCCCCGGCCGCGACGATGTCGCGAACGAAGCTAAGGCCATCGCCTCGGGCGCGAGCGTTTTCGAACAGCGCGATCGCCTCGGCACGGCTCATGCCGTGCTGGCGGCGCGCGACGCCATCACCAAGGGCGCCGATGACATTCTCGTCATGTTCGCCGACACACCGCTGGTGCGCCCGGAAACATTGAGCCGCCTGCGTGCTGCGATTGCAGGCGGCGCGGCGGTGACGGCGCTCGGCTTCCGGCCGAAGGATCCGAGCGGCTATGGTCGGATGGTCATGAAGGGCGATGACCTGGTCGCCATCGTCGAGGACAAGGATGCGACGCCCGACCAGCGCAAGATTACGCTCTGCAACGGTGGCCTGATGGCGTTGGCCGGCGCGTCGGCGCTCAAAATTCTGGGTCGCATCGGCAATGACAATGCCAAGGGCGAGTACTATCTCACCGATGCGGTGGCGATCGCCCGCGACATGGGCCTGAAGGCCACTGTAATCGAAACCGACGAGGACGACGTGCGCGGCATCAACACCAAGGCGCAACTGGCCGAGGCCGAAGCAGTGCTGCAGCAGCGCCTGCGTGCGGCGGCGATGGAAGCGGGCGTCACGCTGATCGCGCCGGAGACGGTATTTCTTTCGTCCGACACGACGTTCGGCAAGGACGTGACCGTCGAGCCGAATGTGGTGTTCGGTCCCGGAGTCGCGGTCGAAGATGGTGCTACCATTCGCTCGTTCTCGCATCTGGAAGGCGCGGTGGTCGGTAGAGGCGCGCGCGTCGGCCCCTTCGCGCGGCTGCGCCCCGGCGCGAAGCTTGGGCAGGACGTGCACATTGGCAATTTCGTCGAGGTGAAGGCGGCGACGATTGAAGACGGCGCCAAGGCCAATCATCTGGCTTACATCGGCGATGCGCGGGTCGGCGCCAAGGCCAATATCGGCGCTGGCACGATTACCTGCAATTATGACGGTGTGAACAAACACCTTACCGATATCGGCGCCGGCGCCTTCATCGGCACCAATTCGTCGCTGGTGGCGCCGGTGAAAATCGGCGATGGCGCCTATGTGGGTTCCGGCTCGGTGGTGACCAAGGACGTGCCGGCCGATGCGTTGGCGATCGCGCGCGGCCATCAGGTCAACAAGGAAGGCGGCGCGTCGCGCTTGCGCGAGCTTTACAACAAAATGAAAAAGGCCAAGAGCTAA